The nucleotide sequence AATAACAGTTACATCCCCGTACTTCACCCAAGCGTGAGCTAATATGTTTCTATCCTTTTCTATACCAACTCCCAAGTATATGGTGCTATTTATATTTCTTTTTTTAAGCATCCTATGTACAGTGGCTGCTTGAACTAAGCATTTACTCTGCCATGGTGTATACTTGCTTGCAAGGCTAACTGCCCATCTAACTTTCCAGATCAATTCATATCCCGTCCCCACTGAATCTTTTTCAACTTTCTTTCTGCTCTTTTCAATAATCTTTCTTACTCTCCTAAAGGGAAAAACCAGCACAGCAATCCGGAAATATCCTAATAAGATAATTGCTTCAATCAATAAAAGCCTGTAACCTGTGTTAATGTCTTTAAGTGCATGCAGCTTTTTAATTAACACAAATAAGTTCTTCATGATGTAACTTTATCAGATACTCAATTGTACATCGAGTACATTCTTCTTCATCCACCTCATATATACCCATGAGGTCTTTGATAATATCTTGCACAGTTTTAGGCTGGCTAATACTTTCCCAAATATCTGAAGCAATTTCATTCATAACATAATACTTTCCTTTATTTAAATCCATCATTACTTTGTCATTATCTAAATCGGTAGTATCAATACCAGTTTTTCTGCTTATTATATTGTTATGATTCAAGGTTATATTTCCCTTCATACTTTACATCTCCTTTATCCATATATTAAACATATCTATACATTTTTAAGTACAAGGTCTACTATTTCTTGTACTGTGTTTCTATTTTCCGGCCTCTTAATCCTATAAAAAGGTATATTTTTAAGTATGCATAGACTATCTTTTAACAGCTTGGAATCAAGGCCTAAGTCTCTAATTATGTACCTTGCATATATATTTCTCAGCAACACCACTAATTTTTCAGTTCCAAAAAGCTCCTCTACTTCAAGCTGCTCACTGTCACTGATAGTTAATTCATAAAAAGCACTAAATAACATTGGTTTTTTTATGAAGCAATCTCCAATTTCCACAGCATACTTCTCTCTCTCTTTATCGATCAATTTAGCTGTTGAAACAGTAAGAGCCTCTTGTTCCAGAATATCTGAGCATAACTTCTGCTGTGGAAAACTAGGATATACATAGGGTAAATTATCAGCCTCAATTTTTATAGCAGATATGTCATCAGATAATAAACCATATCCACAATTTTTAAAGGCTAAAGATAAAGTTGATTTCCCGGCTCCACATTCTCCACTGAAGGCAATTGCCTTATGATCCACAACTATTGTGCTGCTGTGTAAGGCAACGATGCCTCTTTGACAGAGGAGAACTCCTATGGCTGTACTAAGTAAGTAAACTCTGATATCTTGCATATGGGCATTTTCATATGCCTCCACTACAATTGTATTACCGCTTTGAACCAGATATCTTGCCACGTTAGAAATATTAAATATAAACCTGTCTTTTTCAACTTCATAATAGGGATCTTCATAAACAGGATTATCCAATTTTCTTGGAACATACCCTAGCCTGATATTTATAATTTCGCCACTGATTTCATCATTTGATAATAATTCCGGTATTTCAAACTCTGATTCTATTAATAAACCAAAAGCTCTATATAGATAATGGCAAGCTTTTTTAATGTTCAACAATTTTCACACTCCTGAAAACATAAGATTATCTCATATAATTATGCTTGTAAAGCAATAAAAAATTGTATGTGTTTTAACACCAATTTTTCATGTATATTAAACAGCAGTTATTAACATCACATTATATATATTTTTATAAATGAAACATTATGTACCTTTCATAAAAACATTTTAAGTTTAACATGTACTAAGTTATATACTTTGCCTAATATACTATAAGCAAGTGTGATATCCATGCTTATACTAAATTTATTCAAAAAAGGGAGTAATTATTAATGAAAGACATACTAATAAAGTCCAAGTGGCTTTACAAACACTTTTCTCAATTTAAGCTGTTTTTACTTTTCTCTATCGGTCTCAGCGCCATACAGTCCGGTCTTAATGTTTATAAGGCAGTGCTTGGGAAAAATTTAATTGATGAAGCAGCTTCAGGCCAACTCTCCAGCGCAATGAAACTTTTATTCATATTAGCAGGAGTTCTAATCTTTGAAGTTGTTTTATATTCTCTTACTTCATATATAACCACATATTGCTCAACGGATTTGACCAATAAAGTCCAAAATAACTTGTTTCATCACATTACATACAGCCTATGGATTGAATCTTCAAAGTACCATAGTGGAAATCTTCTTACCAGAATAACTGATGATGTAACAATAGTGACAAACCTATTCGTTAGTACAATCCCAAGCATAATATCCTTTACCGTTTTATTGATAACTTCATTTGTTGCACTATTATTTTACGCACCTGAATTGGCAATAATAAGTCTATTAGCAGCCCCAGTAATACTAGCTCTAAGTAGGGTATTTGCCGGAAAAATACGAAGACTTCATATTGAGGCTCAGCAAACAGAGTCTACCTATAGATCCTTTATTCAGGAAACATTACAAAACAGTCTGATTGTTAAAACCTTTTGCTTAGAAAGGTCCACCATGGATAGTCTTGATCATATTCAGCGGAAGAAACTAAAAATAGCTTTATCCCGTAGTTTTATAAGTATAGTTTCAAATGTGATACTTTTCATAGGTTCACTATTTAACTATTTCCTTGTATTTTTATGGGGAGCCTTTAAATTATCTGCCGGTACAGGGTCCTTCGGTACACTAACAGCCCTGTTGCAGCTAAGTGGAAATATTCAAGGTCCTATGTCTAAACTGGCCAGTTCATTTCCCCAAATAATAACGGCCTTTGCTTCAGCGGAAAGACTTATGGAAATTGAAGCCATAAATCTTGAACCTAAAAAATCTATTGCACCTAATACGCTTTTAAATAACATAAAGCATCCTTCCATTGAGTTTAATGATATATGTTTTAGCTACACTCCAAATGTGCCAATACTTAAAAATATCTCTTTCAATATACCTTCCGGAAGTACTGTTGCACTTATAGGTCCCTCTGGTGAAGGAAAAACCACATTAATCAGGCTAATATTATCTTTAGTTAATGAGCAACAAGGAAAAAAATTCATAGCCCATGAAAACAAACTAATTGGTTTAAGTCCTGATACAAGAGAACTGATATCTTATGTTCCTCAAGGTAACACACTGTTCTCCGGAAGTATTTCAGATAATTTAAGATATGGAAACTATGATGCCACAGATGATGAATTAATTGAAGCACTGCAGGTATCTTCCGCTTGGGAATTTGTTGAGAAATTTCCGGCCAAGCTAAATGCATTAATAGGAGAAAGAGGGACTGGCATATCTGAAGGACAAGCTCAAAGGCTTGCCATTGCACGTGCACTGCTGCGTAAACGTCCTATTCTTATTTTAGATGAAGCAACCTCTGCTTTAGATGCTGAAACAGAAGTAAACATTCTGCAGGAGCTCAGAACCCTTCCTTATAAACCTACAATTATCATAATAACTCACAGGGCATCGGCCTTATCTATATGCAACATGGTGCTTAAGCTTGATAAGGGGCACTTACATGACGTCACAAATCTCCTTAAATCAGAAACTGCTATTGAAATTTTATAATATAGTAAATGAGGTATATTTATGAATAGTGTACAAAGTCATTTAATAGACTTCTTGTCCTTCTCTATACAAGGCAAAAAGACTTCTGCTAAAAATATAAGTAAGAAAGATCTTCATTGGCTCATTAAAGAAGTTAAGGCCCATAATATTCAAGGTCTTGTATACTGCGGCATTGATAATATCCAATACTTGGAATCTATTGATAAAGAGCTAATTGACTCTTGTAGAAAAGATGTCTTTGTAGGCGGAATTCTACAAATTCAACATATTAACCAGTTAAAAAAAGTTTTTCTTGAGTTTAACAATAATCGTATACCCGTAATAGCCCTTAAAGGAATCTTTCTGAGAAACCTCTATCCTCGCCCTGAGCAAAGAACTATGTGTGATGCAGACATATTAGTACACAAAGAAGATTTACAGAGGGTAAGAGAGCTTCTTACAAGGCTTGGGTATACTGAGTCAGAGGATTCAACTCCGGCACATATAAGCTTTCAACATGAAAGGTACCTGCCAATCGAGGTTCATTGGAGTCTATTTGACAGCCGTTATTTTAGAACTACTTCTATGCTTCAAGATGAGGTATGGCAGAAAGCAGAGATGAAACAAATAGATGAAGTTCAGGTACTCAGTCTATGCCCGGAAGACTTCCTACTTCATCTATGCGTTCATATGGCTATCCATATGAGAAGCAGCGGCTTTGGCCTGCGGCAATTATGTGATGTGACTCAATTTATTAGGGCAGCAAGATGGAGTATAGATTGGCCTCACTTTCAAAAGATTATAAAGGAATCTAACATTGAAAGGTTCTGCTTATCTATCTTAAAGGCATGTGAAAAATTATTCCACTTAGACCTTCCCTCAGAGCTGGACTTTTGTGATAAGATAGATAAAAAATATATCAACATACTTATATCTGATATATTCTCCAGTGGGGTTCACGGAAACCGAAGTATGCACCAGACCTTTGGAAATACATTGCTTAATTCAAACGTTGTCTTTGGTGAAAATAGCCCGGTAAAAATAAATAGTGTCCTTAAAATAATATTTCCCCCAGCAAATGTATTATCTCACAGCTATAGTTATGCTAAAAAATGTAAACCACTGCTGCCGGTGGCATGGGTACATCATTTGCTGGCAGGTATTTTTAATAAAAGGTATTCCTTTATAGATAAGTTAAGCTTCTTATTATTGTCCGATCTTACCTTTAAAAGAAGACTTAGGCTCATAAAAGCTTTAGACCTACAGAAATAAAAAGTGGTAGAAAACTTACTACCACTTTTTGTATTATATTAACTATTTCTTATATTATAGCTTAATTATAAATGATAAAAAATTGATTGCTAATATACTTGGAACTTAAAAGCTCTGCACCAACTACCAGATTATCCTTAGCAGTAAATATAAAAACTCCGCTCCCGATATTTACACCATCAAATACATAGGCATACTTACTCAAAGTAAAACTATTTCCTTCTATTACTGCCTTTCCATTTGGCAGGCTGTAAGTTGAATCATATATATTAAAGACCGGCTTGGTAATTTGATTATTTACTTTATTATTCTTAAATATCAGACTCTGCATTTTGCCAGCAGATATATCTATAAATGAATTATTACCGGACAGCATACTTATCTCACCATTCTGAACATCTACTACAGAAACTGCCGCCCATGTGGCTACTAAGATTTTACTGTCAGTAAACTTACACTTTCTTGCCACAATAGCTTTAGTATTGCTGGTGGTACTGCTGATAGTATTGATAAAATGACATGATTGAAAGCTAACCTCTCCCTGGCAGTTTAAGTTTGTTCCCTGTACTATGCAATCATACAGCTGCGCTGAGATATAGTCTCCCTTTTGACAGTTTATAGTACATCCTCTATATACACCCGCTAATCTCACTGACATGGAAGCATCTGTTATTATTGACGAATTTGTAATTTCTTCTCCTGGTGGCAGTGAATTTATAGATGTATTAATAAACCTCTCATTATCAATTGCTATTTTTGCATCCAGGTCTTTCTTCACAATATTAACCTTGGTATTAATATAGATATTACCTGAACATACAGTGTTTGTTGAGTACTCATAATAAACACCTAAACCTGTGCTTTCAAACTTATTATTATTAAATCTATAGTTAGTTGCTCTTCCATACATATTAACAGTACTAGTGAAATGGTTATTATCAAAAATAATATTATCTCCGGCAGGAACTACCACATCTCCACCATTTTCCACGAAAGTATTTCCTCTAAAGATATAGCCATCCATGTACTCCCAACCGTCCTCCATATCTATGGCATATCCTGGTGCCCCCCCTTTATTATTTTTTAAAATATTATTTTCTATAAGAAAATCTCTTCCTCCGCATAAACCCATACCCAGGCATCTATTATCTTCAATTAGACAATTTGTTATCTTTATTCTATAAGGGCTTCTGTAATTGGTTAGGAATACAGTTGTATTATAAAAATCAGTGTCTCCCTTTGTAGGAACAGTAGCTTGATGGAATACAAAGTGCACATATACAGCCCCCTGGGGAATAGGGACCTTTTTGTATTGCCTGCACATCTTAAATGAAGATATAAAATTCATATCTCTATTATAGAAGTACGCATCATAGGTTTTGGCATAAATATATGGATATCCCATATATCCTTTATTATATCCCAATTCAAGTTCTGTTCCCGTTCCACTTATATCCATGGGCTGGATAGTTCTAATAGTTCCTCCCGTACTGTTTAAAATCCCCTCCTCGGTTATTCCCCCAATTTCAAGATTAGATTTTGTTACTCCTGTTATCAGATTTGATATATTTTTACCTAGAGAAGAGGAAACTCCGTAACCGGTAAAGCTCCTGACAGTAATGTTATCCATTTCACAGTTTTCGCAGTCATTGAAAACTACACCACAATTCCACTCATGGGATCCCTTTATAGTAGTATAATCATGTTCATACCTATCTCCCAGCAGGGTGCCATTTATTAATCTTGCGTTCTTACATGCAGTGAAATTTATCATAGTAGTGCCTTGTTTGCCATTAGGATTAATTTTAAGGGTAGATCCATTAAGATCCAAGGTCATATTATCCAACATTATTATAGAAATATTTTCACTTATGCAGTATTCCCCTTTTGGTAGTATTACCTTAGTAAAACCCTTTTCCTTAGCAAACTGAAGAGCATTATTTATTCCAATGGCGGTTTCCACGGGACTTGTACCATTATTCTTTACCCCAAATTTATTTAATTCAACAACATAATCTGAAAGTTTTTTATAGTTAAAGATGATGTATGAGTTTGGGGTAACTTCCATATTTAATGCCTTTGAGAGGTCGCCACCAGGAACATAAGTTAAATTTTGCAACTTATAGCTATATCCATCAATGGTCAAGTCATTATAATCTTGATCCACTACTAATCTGTCACCGGTATTCATGTCTAAATGCCTTGAGTTTAAGCTTGCCATATAGTGTTCTCCTCCTTAATCTTCTGCAGGTTAAGATAATATTTTTACTACATATTATGGAATTCAGATATGATTTGTGTCGAAGGTTCATAGTAATATCTGAATATCCCAAAAAAGAATAAGGTCCTTTATAATTCTCTTAAGGACCCTATAAATACACACTCTACAATTCAGACCTTTCTCCTGCTGGCAGTAAGCATTAATATATGCTCGTAAGCCCTAGCACAACTCTCCCATGAATATTTTTTAAGTATTTTGCTCCTGGCATTTTCTTTCAATAGCATTTGGGCTTTCTTATTAGTTATTAGTTCAATTACACCCTTTGCAAATTCATCTGCATTATTTCTGATTAGTAATTCTTGTCCATCTTTTACATCTATCCCATCACAGCTTAACGGTGTTGCTACTATAGGTATACCTGTTGCCATGGCTTCAAGTATTTTATTCTTAATACCTGCTCCGGATACTAACGGCGAAACGTATACGTTTCCCATCCACAGATATTTTCTGATGTCATCAACATATCCAGTAACAAAGACATTCTTTATCCTACTTAAGTCCCTTATTGCCTTAGTTGGATTTTTACCTACTATATATAATTTAACATTTGGTATTTTTTCTCTTACTCTCGGTAATATTTTATCAATAAAATAAATCATTGCATCCACATTAGGCTTATAATCCATAATTCCACTATAAATAACAGTATCCGGCTCTACATTCACTTCACTATTAGGATAGAAGTAATGAACATCTACACCATTCGCTATTGTAGTTGCTGAAAAACCAGGATAAAAATTCCTTACAAAATCTATATCTTTTTGAGATACAAATATGCAGTTATCATAATACTGGTAAACCTCTTTTTCATATCTCTCCATTTTTCGTCTTTCTATTTTTAGTAGTAACTTATTCTTCAAATTTGCAGTATTTTTTTCATAGGTATTCAATAATAATGACATACTATCATGAGGAGTAATGATCTTGGGAATTTCTTTATATCTCATAGTATATTGACATAAATTTAGTTTATCTGTGTATATAACATCGTAGTTATTATAAGACAATAAATCCTTTATTGCTTTTTCCATATTATTTGACTTTACATATGCAAAATCAGGATATGTTCTAACTAAATATGAATACTTACTATTTCTTTTAATATTGTATCTCTCATCATTTTTTACAGTTACCAATTTGCTGCACAGTTCTGCTGTGGCTTTCTCTGTAAATTCAATATCTTCATTATGAAAAGTAACAAGATCAATTTCATGTTTTTTTGATAAATACTTAAGCACGTGATAATTTATTAATGTACAGCCATTATAATGGGCTGGTATTGGTATCCTATTTGTAAGATATAATATCCTCATAGTTACCCCACCTATATTTTAATGAGTTTACAGCTGTGATTGCCCTAAGTGTAATTCCTTGGGTAAAGGGTAATTCTCTAAAAACAAAGGAATAAATCCCAATACCTTTGGTATCTCCTTGCGAAAAATCCACTATTCCATTTTTTCTTGTGCTTGCCTGTAGCTTATGAATGCCTCTTTCGACATACTTATTGTAAACTTCATAACTAATGATTTTTTTGCATATAGCACTTCCTAAAAAATATGTACATACTGCAGTAGCGGAGGAGTCATAAATGTTATCCTTTAGCAATAATGAGTGTCCCCATCCACCATCTTCTCTTTGAAATTTGACAATTGCAGATGCAAGTAACACTATTTGTTCTTTAATAAATTCTTTTGCTGGATGCTTATCCTGTAATTCATTATAAGTATCAAGTAAAGCTAAGGCATACCATCCTACTCCACGGCCCCAACCATAGATGCCCAAAGGAATTTTGTGCTCTACATGGTAGCCATGGGCTGGTATGTACAAATTAGAGTGAATACCATACTTTACATACTCTTCTATTTGCTTAATTGCTAAATTTACCAGTTCTGGTCTGTTGTATAGCTCTCCAAATCTCACTAAAAATGCACATACCATTCCCAGTGTATCTACTAACCGATATGTAGGGATACTTTTTCTATAAAATATAGTTCCATCCTCTCCAATATGATCTAATATTACATTAACAACCTTCTCCATGGGCCTATAAAATGTATCATCATACTGTGGAAATTTCATAATTGAATAAGCAAGTACAGCATAATCTATGTTCCTTACCTGATCCCTCCAATTGTAATTTTCATCAAAAATTACATTTATTATATCCTTAAATATGTCTTTTGTCTTTTGTTCCTCTGGATTACCATTAATGTATTCTGCTAACCCCAGCATTACACTACCACGCTGCCAAGCCTGAAGTTCCTTTGTATAAAACCTTCTTGAAAGCTTTTCTAATAAGACAAAGTGCTGGTTATCTGACACTTGAACCTTAGGCATAGAAACTGACCATTTACAGCAGATATCCCTTACAGCCTTCTCCCAGCTTGTCTCAGTCTTAAATTGACCAATGCCTTTACGAAGCCATATTTCCTTTTTTATTAAATAATAATCATAGATTTTTAATATCATTAGGGTTAATGATAACACTATGAATGCAGACATCATAAAATATAGTACTATTTTAATAATTGCTGTTAGCAATCTTATCACCCCTGCATAGCCATCTTCAGTCTCCTGAACACAGTACTCTTAATTTTATTTCTTTCTTCACCAGTCAAAATTAAAAAGTAAACCACAAAGAGATAGATACTGGAAATAATACCAGCACATATAAATAGCCTGGTCCAGGTATTAATTGAAATAATAGCTTTAAATACTGTACTTATTATTACAACAGCACCCACTCCAATTACCGGCAAAATTATCCCCTTATAGTATACATTACTTGATTGTCCAGTTATTCTTGAACTGTATAATGGTGTAAATATCAGATTTTTCATTGTAAGAATTACTATGCTTGCAATAACTATTCCATAGCTTCCTAATTTAAAAGTTATGCTTAGTATTATTGCTAAAGTAAAATTAACCCCCCCCATTATCAATGTTACAATTGCTGGTATTCTTACCCGGTTGGCAGCTTGGAATATTCCAAATAAAGGTTGAACTGAAAGGTTTACCGAAAGATGTATTGTCATTAGAAAAAATAGAAGCGCATATCCTTTAAACTCTTCTCCAAGCCATAAAGATATCAAGTTGCCACCTAACCCACAAGCTAGTCCCACTGGTAAAGCCATAATTATTCCTGTGATCTTTACAGCTTTATTAGAGTAGTTTACTAACTCCTCCAACTTTCCCTTAGCAAACAAGGCTATCATAGTAGGTGTGAAAACAACGGTTATAGTGGAAACAAAACCTCTTAATAGATTGGATAACTGTAATAATGCGGAATATTCCCCCGCTCCCTTTGCTCCTAGGGCCCAATTGGCCACAAGCATATCTATCTGTAGAAATAGAACTGCTCCAACATAATTTATGGAACTCCATATACCTGAGCCAAATAATTCTTTAAGCTTTTGTAAATCATACTTTTTCAGATTTAGATTTATACCGGGCATCAATTTTTTAAAATAGTATATATTCAGGGTAAATATAATTATTGAAGCTATTAATGAGCCTAGGCTTACAAACCACAACCTGGCAGTAAAAAAATTGAGAAGTATTACAATAAAAATTGAGCGCAAAATAGTATTTATACTTCCCAGCATTCCGCTAATATCCATTCTATTTTCACAAAACAATGCCATACTGAAGGAAGAACCAATGTCCGTGAGGAAAAATATGACTCCATATAAGAATAAACTTAATCTAACATCAAAGATGATGCTGTCTGGAACATTTAATATTCTTTTTATATAAATAATAATAAGTAGAAGCACAATGGAACTAATAACTGAGAGTATAAGGGAATTCACCAAAGATGTATTAAAATATCTTTCTGCACTATCTTTGTCTCCGGCTTTAATAGAGAATGTAAAAAACCTGGATACCATACCGTTTAAGGCAATTGTTATAACCGACATATAATTAACTAGCTGTTGAGTCAGCGGAATAAAGCCGTAAGCTTCTGAACCTAATGAGCGGATTATAAAAGGAGTAAGCCACATAGCTACCAATAAAGATACGGCAAAGGACATCATATTAGCTATCATATTTACAGATAATCGTTCCCTCATCTTCCCTCATCCTTACCTATTTTTATTATTTCCTTCAGTTTTAACATTGCTGCTTCAGCTTTGCTTATATACTTTGGCATAAAACTTTCCAGATGATTTCTAATCAAATTTTCAT is from Clostridium thermarum and encodes:
- a CDS encoding lasso peptide biosynthesis B2 protein translates to MKNLFVLIKKLHALKDINTGYRLLLIEAIILLGYFRIAVLVFPFRRVRKIIEKSRKKVEKDSVGTGYELIWKVRWAVSLASKYTPWQSKCLVQAATVHRMLKKRNINSTIYLGVGIEKDRNILAHAWVKYGDVTVIGESEKGFFKEVAKLS
- a CDS encoding nucleotidyltransferase domain-containing protein translates to MNSVQSHLIDFLSFSIQGKKTSAKNISKKDLHWLIKEVKAHNIQGLVYCGIDNIQYLESIDKELIDSCRKDVFVGGILQIQHINQLKKVFLEFNNNRIPVIALKGIFLRNLYPRPEQRTMCDADILVHKEDLQRVRELLTRLGYTESEDSTPAHISFQHERYLPIEVHWSLFDSRYFRTTSMLQDEVWQKAEMKQIDEVQVLSLCPEDFLLHLCVHMAIHMRSSGFGLRQLCDVTQFIRAARWSIDWPHFQKIIKESNIERFCLSILKACEKLFHLDLPSELDFCDKIDKKYINILISDIFSSGVHGNRSMHQTFGNTLLNSNVVFGENSPVKINSVLKIIFPPANVLSHSYSYAKKCKPLLPVAWVHHLLAGIFNKRYSFIDKLSFLLLSDLTFKRRLRLIKALDLQK
- a CDS encoding right-handed parallel beta-helix repeat-containing protein, with product MASLNSRHLDMNTGDRLVVDQDYNDLTIDGYSYKLQNLTYVPGGDLSKALNMEVTPNSYIIFNYKKLSDYVVELNKFGVKNNGTSPVETAIGINNALQFAKEKGFTKVILPKGEYCISENISIIMLDNMTLDLNGSTLKINPNGKQGTTMINFTACKNARLINGTLLGDRYEHDYTTIKGSHEWNCGVVFNDCENCEMDNITVRSFTGYGVSSSLGKNISNLITGVTKSNLEIGGITEEGILNSTGGTIRTIQPMDISGTGTELELGYNKGYMGYPYIYAKTYDAYFYNRDMNFISSFKMCRQYKKVPIPQGAVYVHFVFHQATVPTKGDTDFYNTTVFLTNYRSPYRIKITNCLIEDNRCLGMGLCGGRDFLIENNILKNNKGGAPGYAIDMEDGWEYMDGYIFRGNTFVENGGDVVVPAGDNIIFDNNHFTSTVNMYGRATNYRFNNNKFESTGLGVYYEYSTNTVCSGNIYINTKVNIVKKDLDAKIAIDNERFINTSINSLPPGEEITNSSIITDASMSVRLAGVYRGCTINCQKGDYISAQLYDCIVQGTNLNCQGEVSFQSCHFINTISSTTSNTKAIVARKCKFTDSKILVATWAAVSVVDVQNGEISMLSGNNSFIDISAGKMQSLIFKNNKVNNQITKPVFNIYDSTYSLPNGKAVIEGNSFTLSKYAYVFDGVNIGSGVFIFTAKDNLVVGAELLSSKYISNQFFIIYN
- a CDS encoding ABC transporter ATP-binding protein; translated protein: MKDILIKSKWLYKHFSQFKLFLLFSIGLSAIQSGLNVYKAVLGKNLIDEAASGQLSSAMKLLFILAGVLIFEVVLYSLTSYITTYCSTDLTNKVQNNLFHHITYSLWIESSKYHSGNLLTRITDDVTIVTNLFVSTIPSIISFTVLLITSFVALLFYAPELAIISLLAAPVILALSRVFAGKIRRLHIEAQQTESTYRSFIQETLQNSLIVKTFCLERSTMDSLDHIQRKKLKIALSRSFISIVSNVILFIGSLFNYFLVFLWGAFKLSAGTGSFGTLTALLQLSGNIQGPMSKLASSFPQIITAFASAERLMEIEAINLEPKKSIAPNTLLNNIKHPSIEFNDICFSYTPNVPILKNISFNIPSGSTVALIGPSGEGKTTLIRLILSLVNEQQGKKFIAHENKLIGLSPDTRELISYVPQGNTLFSGSISDNLRYGNYDATDDELIEALQVSSAWEFVEKFPAKLNALIGERGTGISEGQAQRLAIARALLRKRPILILDEATSALDAETEVNILQELRTLPYKPTIIIITHRASALSICNMVLKLDKGHLHDVTNLLKSETAIEIL
- a CDS encoding glycosyltransferase family 4 protein, translated to MRILYLTNRIPIPAHYNGCTLINYHVLKYLSKKHEIDLVTFHNEDIEFTEKATAELCSKLVTVKNDERYNIKRNSKYSYLVRTYPDFAYVKSNNMEKAIKDLLSYNNYDVIYTDKLNLCQYTMRYKEIPKIITPHDSMSLLLNTYEKNTANLKNKLLLKIERRKMERYEKEVYQYYDNCIFVSQKDIDFVRNFYPGFSATTIANGVDVHYFYPNSEVNVEPDTVIYSGIMDYKPNVDAMIYFIDKILPRVREKIPNVKLYIVGKNPTKAIRDLSRIKNVFVTGYVDDIRKYLWMGNVYVSPLVSGAGIKNKILEAMATGIPIVATPLSCDGIDVKDGQELLIRNNADEFAKGVIELITNKKAQMLLKENARSKILKKYSWESCARAYEHILMLTASRRKV
- a CDS encoding glycoside hydrolase family 88 protein, which gives rise to MLTAIIKIVLYFMMSAFIVLSLTLMILKIYDYYLIKKEIWLRKGIGQFKTETSWEKAVRDICCKWSVSMPKVQVSDNQHFVLLEKLSRRFYTKELQAWQRGSVMLGLAEYINGNPEEQKTKDIFKDIINVIFDENYNWRDQVRNIDYAVLAYSIMKFPQYDDTFYRPMEKVVNVILDHIGEDGTIFYRKSIPTYRLVDTLGMVCAFLVRFGELYNRPELVNLAIKQIEEYVKYGIHSNLYIPAHGYHVEHKIPLGIYGWGRGVGWYALALLDTYNELQDKHPAKEFIKEQIVLLASAIVKFQREDGGWGHSLLLKDNIYDSSATAVCTYFLGSAICKKIISYEVYNKYVERGIHKLQASTRKNGIVDFSQGDTKGIGIYSFVFRELPFTQGITLRAITAVNSLKYRWGNYEDIISYK
- a CDS encoding MATE family efflux transporter produces the protein MRERLSVNMIANMMSFAVSLLVAMWLTPFIIRSLGSEAYGFIPLTQQLVNYMSVITIALNGMVSRFFTFSIKAGDKDSAERYFNTSLVNSLILSVISSIVLLLIIIYIKRILNVPDSIIFDVRLSLFLYGVIFFLTDIGSSFSMALFCENRMDISGMLGSINTILRSIFIVILLNFFTARLWFVSLGSLIASIIIFTLNIYYFKKLMPGINLNLKKYDLQKLKELFGSGIWSSINYVGAVLFLQIDMLVANWALGAKGAGEYSALLQLSNLLRGFVSTITVVFTPTMIALFAKGKLEELVNYSNKAVKITGIIMALPVGLACGLGGNLISLWLGEEFKGYALLFFLMTIHLSVNLSVQPLFGIFQAANRVRIPAIVTLIMGGVNFTLAIILSITFKLGSYGIVIASIVILTMKNLIFTPLYSSRITGQSSNVYYKGIILPVIGVGAVVIISTVFKAIISINTWTRLFICAGIISSIYLFVVYFLILTGEERNKIKSTVFRRLKMAMQG
- a CDS encoding lasso peptide biosynthesis PqqD family chaperone, whose amino-acid sequence is MKGNITLNHNNIISRKTGIDTTDLDNDKVMMDLNKGKYYVMNEIASDIWESISQPKTVQDIIKDLMGIYEVDEEECTRCTIEYLIKLHHEELICVN